The Gopherus flavomarginatus isolate rGopFla2 chromosome 4, rGopFla2.mat.asm, whole genome shotgun sequence genomic interval aagctacctgataagaatgttaaattaataaaaaaattaccTGATAAGTGATGTGGACAAAAGGTGGCTCCTGAAAAGATGGGTATGCTAGAGATAACCTCTTTCCATTTTTAGTGGAGTCCGTTAGTTCAGAAAGGTGCAGCTGTAACTCAGTGAAGCTGCCACACAGTCTTTCCAGATTCCTGGATATGTGACTTGTTCCTTTTTCACTTGGCAAGTTGTTATTTTTAGGAGAAACAGAAATTTCTTGAAACACATCCAGCTGCACTTTAGGAGAAGCTGGTCTGTTGGAAAACTTGGTTGGTGTACCAAGTCCAAAGAGGGCCACTGACCGATTAATTGGCTCAGCATCCAACGTTTCCAAAGCAATGGATGGGTCACCGGAGACCCTTTTTTCATCAAGGTCACTCACACTTGATGATGAGCTTCGTTCGTAACTGGGACTCTTCACTTCTTTTATAAGTCTTCTCCTGCCACTAGGGGATTGAATTATAGTGCTACCTGGTATTAACAGCTCCCTGCTCAAGGGTTGATCTTCCAtggcaagattttcaaagaacTTCCGTTTTCCAAAAGTATTTATGGAGGATTCAAAATTAGAAAGCAGATTCTGGGTGGCATCCGACGGCGCTGAAAAATCTTCTTCAAATATTAATTCTTTGATCATTAAACGAATAATGTACCTTTCTGAACTTGAAGATGGAATGAGAGCAGGGTCAATGAATTTCTGCTTTCCAATCAAAATCAACAAGAGTTTATCTGTCAAGAAGCACAAACCCTTCGGTCTTTCACTTTTCTCCAATTGGATTTGTTGAATATTGGGCATGCAGGAAGAGGTTACCGAATAAACCAAAACAATGTTACAAGTATTGGAAGCTACTGCCACAATCTGAGCTCTAGGGTCAAAAGCTATTATATCAGGGACCAGAATGCCTGGAATGCTGACTTTTCGGGTGGTCGTTACCTTTCTCTCAAAAGTCACCAAGATCAGGTATGAAGAGTCTTGATTGTTTCCTGGGACATAGTCCTTGCGTCTCAGAGGAATGAGAGGACTGGGATCAGATCTCCGATGGTTTGCAAGGATATGGGTCAAATCCACAGGACCTGATGAAGAAGAAGCTACTGAAGCAACAGCCACAGATTTTTCTGAATCTATTGATTTTCTTCTTAGGTCCGTCGAGTATTCCTCATCCCCAAGCGCCAGAGTAGACTGTGAAGTTAAAGAGCCTGTTTCAGTACCAGATGGCACATCAAAAGTAATGCCTGCATTTAAGCCACAGATCTTATCTAATGGAAGCTCTGTGGCTACAGCAATTTGGAAATCTAAAGTAGCTTCTATAGCACAGATATAACCACCCACATCAAATATTGGGCAAAAGAAGCAAGCATTTAAAGCTTTCTGAGTGTCATCCCATATGTAGGAATGAAGGGCACTGCCT includes:
- the LOC127050125 gene encoding WD repeat and coiled-coil-containing protein-like — protein: MELGKAKLLRTGLNALYQAIHPVHGIAWTDGKQVALTALHFHHGELKFGDSSVIGQFEHVHGLYWGSGIAADTPALLAVQHKKHVTVWQLSYNILEKKKLLVSQTCEMGDPFPMLPQGCVWHPKKDILAVLTKRDASVLHAVRSDNSRVKADIKSSGLIHCACWTKDGNRLVVAIGSALHSYIWDDTQKALNACFFCPIFDVGGYICAIEATLDFQIAVATELPLDKICGLNAGITFDVPSGTETGSLTSQSTLALGDEEYSTDLRRKSIDSEKSVAVASVASSSSGPVDLTHILANHRRSDPSPLIPLRRKDYVPGNNQDSSYLILVTFERKVTTTRKVSIPGILVPDIIAFDPRAQIVAVASNTCNIVLVYSVTSSCMPNIQQIQLEKSERPKGLCFLTDKLLLILIGKQKFIDPALIPSSSSERYIIRLMIKELIFEEDFSAPSDATQNLLSNFESSINTFGKRKFFENLAMEDQPLSRELLIPGSTIIQSPSGRRRLIKEVKSPSYERSSSSSVSDLDEKRVSGDPSIALETLDAEPINRSVALFGLGTPTKFSNRPASPKVQLDVFQEISVSPKNNNLPSEKGTSHISRNLERLCGSFTELQLHLSELTDSTKNGKRLSLAYPSFQEPPFVHITYQKYFSNGAVAEETRTVLLCDGKIHLNLVQQLFDLPIIEMKHGSSWIVLTADSEGFVPLMFKAKQELIIRDGSDSSEVCGSHSCKNTMSIQPPSSVT